A genomic window from Herbiconiux aconitum includes:
- a CDS encoding RNA polymerase sigma factor translates to MLADRLRLDLSGAETTSGVSAELLDVRASVQALPDGQRELVMLIHWEGFTLPEAARIVGIRESTARGRYQRARITLHAHLRPQGADAQL, encoded by the coding sequence ATGCTCGCCGACCGGCTTCGACTCGACCTCTCGGGCGCCGAAACGACGAGCGGCGTATCCGCAGAGCTCCTTGACGTGCGCGCCTCCGTGCAAGCCCTCCCCGACGGTCAACGCGAACTGGTCATGCTCATCCACTGGGAAGGATTCACCCTCCCCGAGGCCGCGCGGATCGTGGGCATCCGGGAATCGACAGCCCGCGGCCGCTACCAACGCGCGCGCATCACCCTCCATGCGCACCTCAGACCACAAGGAGCAGACGCTCAACTCTGA
- a CDS encoding GNAT family N-acetyltransferase, which translates to MTSRDFFVDAWRDALTRLASALGGTASAATPGIFTLTSGVPIPNLNGVLALDRDPDPTVVAAAVAAYEVTGPWSLQVRTTPSAAIVEAATERGLTMAVPLPLLGRDLGEAPGERALPKGITVRAVDPGDTAYGDTLADAFGAPRPLLAPLASPAVLGAAGMRGFLVEDQGVPVATSFGIVSGDTVGLVNIAVVPSHRRRGLGALATEAVITDAVARGARSAYLHATPLGLPLYERLGFELEEQWTMFLPAAS; encoded by the coding sequence ATGACCTCCCGTGACTTCTTCGTCGACGCCTGGCGCGACGCCCTGACTCGACTCGCTTCAGCCCTCGGAGGTACCGCATCCGCAGCTACGCCGGGAATCTTCACCCTCACCAGTGGTGTGCCGATTCCGAACCTCAACGGGGTGCTCGCACTTGACCGCGATCCCGATCCGACAGTCGTCGCCGCGGCTGTGGCAGCATACGAGGTCACCGGGCCCTGGTCGCTGCAAGTGCGAACGACCCCATCCGCCGCCATCGTCGAGGCCGCAACCGAGCGCGGGTTGACGATGGCTGTGCCGCTTCCCCTTCTCGGCCGCGACCTGGGTGAGGCACCCGGCGAGCGCGCGCTGCCGAAGGGAATCACCGTGAGGGCCGTCGACCCGGGCGACACTGCGTACGGCGACACTCTCGCCGATGCCTTCGGTGCGCCACGACCACTGCTGGCGCCTCTGGCCTCACCCGCCGTGCTCGGCGCGGCCGGCATGCGCGGGTTCCTGGTCGAGGATCAGGGTGTCCCGGTGGCCACCAGCTTCGGCATCGTTTCCGGAGACACGGTCGGACTCGTCAACATCGCGGTCGTGCCCTCCCATCGGCGGCGCGGTCTCGGCGCTCTCGCAACCGAAGCGGTGATCACCGACGCAGTTGCCCGTGGCGCGCGCTCGGCGTACTTGCACGCGACCCCGCTCGGCCTCCCCCTCTACGAGCGCTTGGGCTTCGAACTCGAAGAACAATGGACGATGTTCCTGCCTGCAGCGTCCTGA